The following proteins come from a genomic window of Bartonella apihabitans:
- a CDS encoding isoaspartyl peptidase/L-asparaginase family protein, whose product MEKTEHVFLAGDGANEFCREIGLEIKPAEWFYTERRMKALEQEMERRRNGGEENDPSRRHGTVGAVACDVFGHVAAATSTGGMTAKFPGRVGDSPVIGAGTWADDKTCAVSATGHGEYFIRYAAAHEIDARIRWGKETLEEAAQSVVKDLAKIGGEGGLIAVNAKGEVCLPFNSEGMYRAWMGQDGEIHTGIY is encoded by the coding sequence ATGGAAAAAACCGAACATGTTTTTCTTGCCGGTGACGGAGCCAATGAATTTTGCCGCGAGATCGGGCTCGAGATCAAACCGGCCGAATGGTTTTACACCGAACGGCGCATGAAAGCGCTTGAGCAGGAAATGGAACGGCGCCGCAATGGTGGGGAAGAAAATGACCCATCACGGCGCCATGGCACAGTGGGCGCTGTGGCCTGTGATGTTTTTGGCCATGTGGCGGCGGCAACATCCACCGGCGGAATGACTGCCAAGTTCCCCGGTCGTGTCGGCGATAGTCCTGTTATCGGTGCCGGTACATGGGCAGATGACAAAACCTGTGCAGTTTCGGCAACTGGACATGGCGAATATTTTATCCGCTATGCCGCAGCGCACGAAATCGACGCCCGTATCCGCTGGGGAAAAGAAACACTTGAAGAAGCCGCGCAATCGGTTGTCAAAGATCTCGCAAAAATCGGCGGCGAGGGCGGGCTTATTGCCGTCAATGCCAAGGGCGAAGTGTGCCTGCCTTTCAATAGCGAGGGAATGTATCGCGCATGGATGGGGCAGGATGGTGAAATCCATACCGGCATTTATTGA
- a CDS encoding isoaspartyl peptidase/L-asparaginase — protein sequence MSSPVKPVIAIHGGAGTMRSKDMTEEKERAYRHGLTLALEAGRAVLKANGSAVDAVTASVMALEDDPLFNAGRGAVYTTNRTQEMDAAIMDGRDRNAGAVAGILGCVIRFLLPALLWKKPNMFFLPVTEPMNFAARSGSRSNRPNGFTPNGA from the coding sequence ATGTCGTCTCCTGTAAAACCGGTTATCGCCATTCATGGTGGCGCTGGCACAATGCGCTCGAAAGATATGACGGAAGAAAAGGAAAGAGCCTATCGTCATGGATTGACATTGGCACTCGAGGCAGGGCGGGCAGTGCTAAAGGCGAATGGCTCGGCCGTTGACGCGGTCACCGCTTCCGTTATGGCACTTGAAGATGATCCGCTTTTCAATGCCGGTCGTGGTGCCGTTTATACCACCAACCGCACGCAGGAAATGGATGCCGCCATCATGGATGGCCGCGACAGGAATGCCGGAGCCGTTGCCGGAATTTTGGGCTGCGTCATCCGGTTCTTGCTGCCCGCGCTGTTATGGAAAAAACCGAACATGTTTTTCTTGCCGGTGACGGAGCCAATGAATTTTGCCGCGAGATCGGGCTCGAGATCAAACCGGCCGAATGGTTTTACACCGAACGGCGCATGA
- a CDS encoding ABC transporter permease subunit, with protein sequence MSANTSSDTLVAEATRKPFGEFLRRFARQKAAIVALVFLLLLIGSAIFAPLFMTLDPNSADYNAILQGSSAAHWAGTDEYGRDIFTRIIYGGRISLAVGFLSVTLGGLIGVFLGILAGFYGGFLDSLIMRISDVLFAFPGILLAIAVIAILEPGIDNVIYAVAVFSVPVFARLSRGTTLSMKKAVYIDAARAIGVSDHMIVLRHLLPGTLPNVIVYFSMRIGTSILTAASLSFIGLGAQPPSSEWGAMLAAGRSYMGVADHLTLYPGIAIFVTVLAFNVFGDGLRDALDPKIDVN encoded by the coding sequence ATGAGTGCGAACACTTCATCCGATACACTTGTTGCCGAGGCAACGCGCAAGCCCTTCGGCGAATTTTTGCGCCGTTTCGCGCGCCAGAAAGCGGCAATTGTGGCGCTTGTTTTTCTGCTTTTGTTGATCGGCTCGGCTATTTTCGCTCCTTTATTCATGACGCTTGATCCCAATAGTGCCGATTATAATGCCATTTTGCAGGGTTCATCTGCTGCCCATTGGGCGGGAACCGATGAATATGGCCGCGATATATTTACCCGCATTATTTATGGCGGGCGTATTTCTCTGGCAGTCGGTTTTCTGTCGGTTACGCTTGGCGGTCTTATCGGGGTGTTTCTGGGAATTCTTGCAGGCTTTTATGGCGGCTTTCTTGACTCGCTTATTATGCGCATTTCGGATGTGCTGTTTGCCTTCCCCGGCATTTTGCTTGCCATTGCCGTGATTGCCATTCTGGAACCGGGAATTGACAATGTGATTTATGCGGTTGCAGTGTTTTCTGTACCGGTTTTTGCCCGCCTTTCGCGCGGTACCACACTTTCGATGAAAAAGGCTGTCTACATTGATGCGGCGCGCGCCATCGGTGTTTCCGATCATATGATTGTCTTGCGCCATTTGCTGCCCGGAACCTTGCCCAATGTGATTGTCTATTTTTCCATGCGTATCGGCACGTCTATTTTAACCGCTGCAAGCCTTTCCTTTATCGGCCTAGGGGCACAACCACCGAGTTCTGAATGGGGTGCAATGCTTGCCGCAGGACGCAGCTATATGGGGGTTGCCGATCACCTCACCCTTTATCCGGGTATTGCAATTTTCGTTACGGTTTTGGCCTTCAATGTTTTCGGCGATGGCTTGCGTGACGCGCTTGATCCCAAAATCGACGTCAATTGA
- the gsiC gene encoding glutathione ABC transporter permease GsiC, with amino-acid sequence MFAFIIKRLLSIIPVIFVISLIVFGFVRLLPGDPARLAAGVDADAETVEAMRSQLGLDRPIWAQYVTFVENAVHGDFGESLKTRKPVSTEIGERFMPTVWLTVFSMIWSTILGLLIGVFSAVKRGRWQDYTGMVVAVSGISFPVFWLGLLLINLFSVRLGLLPTGGYGTALHFIMPSFTLGVGVAAVMARFSRSAFIEISREDYIRTARAKGVPERLVTWKHTLRNALIPVITMVGLQFGFLLGGSIVVETVFSWPGLGRLLIDSVSYRDYPVLQALILLFSLEFILINLLVDVLYAFVNPEIRYS; translated from the coding sequence ATGTTTGCTTTTATTATCAAACGCCTGCTTTCCATCATACCGGTGATATTTGTTATATCACTCATCGTATTCGGTTTTGTCCGGCTTTTGCCAGGTGATCCTGCCCGCCTTGCAGCCGGTGTTGATGCCGATGCGGAAACAGTGGAAGCCATGCGCTCGCAACTTGGTCTTGATCGTCCGATATGGGCGCAATATGTGACCTTTGTGGAAAACGCCGTTCATGGTGATTTTGGCGAATCCTTGAAAACCCGCAAACCCGTTTCGACAGAAATTGGCGAACGTTTTATGCCAACTGTCTGGCTCACCGTTTTTTCGATGATCTGGTCGACCATATTGGGGCTACTCATCGGTGTTTTTTCGGCGGTCAAAAGAGGGCGTTGGCAGGATTATACCGGTATGGTTGTGGCCGTTTCAGGTATTTCCTTTCCGGTTTTCTGGCTTGGACTTCTCTTGATCAATCTCTTTTCTGTGCGCCTTGGCCTTCTTCCAACCGGCGGTTATGGAACGGCACTTCATTTTATCATGCCGTCATTTACACTCGGCGTCGGGGTTGCCGCCGTGATGGCGCGCTTTTCACGTTCGGCCTTTATCGAAATATCGCGTGAGGATTATATCCGCACTGCGCGCGCCAAGGGGGTTCCCGAACGTCTGGTGACATGGAAACACACATTGCGCAATGCGCTTATTCCGGTCATCACCATGGTGGGCTTGCAATTCGGCTTTTTGCTTGGTGGCTCGATTGTTGTCGAAACAGTGTTTTCGTGGCCGGGGCTTGGAAGACTGTTGATCGATTCAGTCTCCTATCGCGACTATCCGGTTCTTCAAGCGCTGATATTGCTCTTTTCACTGGAGTTTATCCTTATCAATCTTCTGGTTGATGTTCTCTATGCTTTTGTTAATCCGGAGATCCGTTACTCATGA
- a CDS encoding glutathione ABC transporter substrate-binding protein: MLNLKRLLAAGLVCTTMLMPALSEAKTLTVAVPVNLTKLDPTNINDTLTMTSLRTIYEGLLGFDKDLKIIPLLAERYEASSDAKEFTFYLRKGVKFHDGADFNAEAVKINLERLANPENKLSRRVLVSMLDHVEVVDDYTVKVILKEPYGAFPSSMAHTGTMMISPAALEKYGRDIDRHPVGTCPFIFKNRSSDTLEVIKNDHYWNGTVSVDGVTIRSVPENGARFAMLQAQEVQFVPDFPPELFAVAQKMPNLVVTKEPSISEYYVAINTMKKPFDDVRVRQAMNYAVDKNAFCKVVMNGFCEPATSPIPPLLKYYTNVGEYEYNIEKAKQLLTDAGYPNGFNTEIFGKNSTMVIRGLQFLQQQLAAVNIKVNVTPLEAGVEADRVWGARTPEESTVQMQFGGWSASTADADYGMRPLFSSESFPPNLFNVAYYKNAEVDQDLSDAVKTADDTKRAELYGKAQKIIFQDAPWIFLGQKDVLSGKTKNLEGVYALPDGGFLLKDAKFTD, from the coding sequence ATGTTGAATTTGAAACGATTGCTTGCTGCGGGGCTCGTCTGTACCACCATGTTGATGCCGGCTCTGTCAGAAGCCAAAACGTTGACGGTTGCCGTTCCTGTCAATCTGACAAAGCTCGACCCGACCAATATCAATGATACATTGACCATGACTTCGCTCAGGACGATTTATGAAGGCTTGTTGGGGTTCGACAAGGATTTGAAAATTATACCGCTTCTGGCGGAACGTTATGAAGCTTCAAGCGACGCCAAAGAATTTACCTTCTATTTGCGCAAAGGCGTGAAGTTTCATGACGGCGCAGACTTTAACGCAGAAGCTGTAAAAATCAATCTTGAACGTCTCGCCAATCCGGAAAACAAATTGTCGCGCCGTGTTCTTGTCTCCATGCTCGACCATGTCGAAGTTGTGGATGATTATACGGTCAAGGTTATCCTCAAAGAACCCTATGGGGCATTTCCTTCTTCCATGGCGCATACCGGCACCATGATGATTTCTCCGGCGGCTCTTGAAAAATATGGTCGCGATATTGACCGCCACCCCGTTGGCACCTGCCCGTTTATTTTCAAAAACCGTTCAAGCGACACGCTTGAAGTTATAAAAAACGACCATTACTGGAATGGCACTGTCAGCGTAGATGGTGTCACCATCCGTTCGGTACCGGAAAATGGTGCACGTTTTGCCATGTTGCAGGCGCAAGAAGTGCAATTTGTTCCCGATTTTCCGCCGGAACTTTTTGCCGTTGCGCAGAAGATGCCCAATCTGGTTGTGACGAAAGAACCGTCGATTTCGGAATATTATGTGGCAATCAACACAATGAAAAAGCCGTTTGACGATGTGCGTGTACGTCAGGCTATGAATTATGCAGTTGATAAAAATGCCTTCTGCAAAGTGGTGATGAACGGTTTTTGTGAACCGGCCACATCACCTATTCCGCCACTTCTGAAATATTACACTAATGTCGGAGAGTATGAATATAATATCGAAAAAGCCAAACAGCTTTTGACAGACGCCGGTTATCCGAATGGTTTCAACACCGAAATTTTTGGCAAAAACAGCACTATGGTCATTCGTGGTTTGCAGTTTTTGCAACAGCAACTGGCGGCGGTGAATATCAAGGTCAATGTTACACCGCTTGAAGCCGGTGTCGAGGCTGACCGCGTCTGGGGAGCAAGAACACCCGAAGAATCGACAGTGCAAATGCAGTTTGGCGGCTGGTCGGCATCAACCGCGGATGCCGATTATGGAATGCGCCCGCTTTTTTCGAGCGAAAGCTTCCCGCCCAATCTCTTCAACGTTGCCTATTATAAAAATGCCGAGGTCGACCAAGATCTTTCAGATGCCGTTAAAACGGCAGATGACACAAAACGCGCCGAACTTTACGGCAAAGCGCAAAAGATCATCTTTCAGGATGCACCATGGATATTCCTTGGACAGAAAGACGTGCTTTCCGGCAAAACAAAGAACCTTGAAGGTGTTTATGCATTGCCGGATGGCGGTTTTCTTTTGAAAGATGCAAAGTTTACCGATTGA
- a CDS encoding glutathione ABC transporter substrate-binding protein yields the protein MKLVKRYFAAGLVSVLAAMPVWAEAKPLAVGVEFNLTKLDPTNINDTLTMTSLRTVYQGLLGFDKDYKIIPLLAERYEASSDAKEFTFYLRKGVKFHDGTDFNAEAVKFNLDRLANPENKLSRRVLISMLDRVDIVDDYTIKIYLKEPYGALPSSLAHPGTMMISPAAIKKYGKDIDRHPVGTGPFKFKSWSGDIFEVTKNENYWGKVADVDGVVIRSVPESGARFAMLQAGELQFVPDFPSELVEVAKKIPTLDVTTAPSIYEFYTSMNVMKKPFDDIRVRKALNYAVNKEAFCKVVLNGYCEPATSSIPPLLRFYTNVGQYEYNPEKAKQLLTEAGYANGFETEVFSRNSTAVIRAMQFLQQELAKVNVKVTVTPLEAGVEADRVWGAETPEKSDVQLLYSGWSASTGDADYGLRPLFASESFPPNLYNTSYYKNEKVDQALAEGVKTADDTKRAEAYKIVQQTVFEDAPWIFLGEKQNIYVKTKKLSGVYMLPDGGFSVDGAKFTGE from the coding sequence ATGAAGCTTGTTAAACGATATTTTGCAGCCGGACTGGTTTCGGTATTGGCAGCAATGCCGGTTTGGGCAGAAGCCAAACCTTTGGCTGTCGGTGTCGAATTCAACCTCACCAAACTTGACCCCACCAATATCAATGACACATTGACAATGACATCGCTGCGCACGGTCTATCAGGGGCTGTTGGGTTTCGACAAGGATTACAAGATTATTCCGCTTCTCGCCGAACGTTATGAAGCCTCGAGCGACGCCAAGGAATTTACCTTTTATTTGCGTAAAGGCGTCAAATTCCATGATGGCACGGATTTTAACGCCGAGGCAGTGAAATTCAATCTTGACCGTTTGGCCAATCCGGAAAACAAATTGTCGCGGCGGGTGTTGATCTCGATGCTCGACCGTGTCGACATTGTCGATGATTATACAATCAAAATTTATCTCAAAGAGCCTTATGGGGCGCTGCCTTCTTCGCTTGCCCACCCCGGCACAATGATGATTTCTCCGGCAGCAATCAAGAAATATGGCAAGGATATTGACCGTCATCCTGTCGGAACCGGACCGTTCAAATTCAAAAGCTGGAGCGGTGATATTTTCGAGGTAACAAAGAACGAAAATTATTGGGGTAAAGTTGCCGATGTCGATGGCGTTGTCATCCGCTCGGTTCCCGAAAGTGGCGCCCGTTTTGCCATGTTGCAGGCAGGCGAATTGCAATTTGTTCCCGATTTTCCTTCCGAACTTGTTGAAGTTGCCAAAAAAATACCGACGCTTGACGTAACAACAGCCCCGTCGATCTATGAATTCTATACGTCGATGAATGTCATGAAGAAACCTTTTGACGATATCAGGGTTCGTAAAGCCCTGAACTATGCCGTCAACAAGGAAGCTTTCTGCAAGGTTGTCCTGAACGGTTATTGTGAACCGGCAACATCGTCGATTCCGCCGCTATTACGCTTTTATACCAATGTCGGACAATATGAATATAACCCTGAAAAAGCCAAACAATTGCTGACCGAGGCAGGCTATGCAAACGGTTTTGAAACAGAGGTTTTTTCAAGAAACAGCACGGCCGTTATTCGTGCCATGCAGTTTTTGCAACAGGAACTTGCCAAGGTCAATGTCAAGGTTACGGTAACGCCGCTTGAAGCCGGTGTGGAGGCCGACCGTGTCTGGGGTGCCGAGACACCTGAAAAATCCGATGTGCAATTGCTTTATAGCGGCTGGTCGGCTTCAACGGGTGACGCCGATTATGGTCTTCGTCCGCTTTTTGCCAGCGAAAGCTTTCCGCCCAATCTCTATAACACCTCCTATTATAAAAATGAAAAGGTCGATCAGGCTCTCGCCGAAGGGGTAAAGACGGCCGATGATACAAAACGTGCGGAAGCTTATAAAATTGTCCAGCAAACGGTGTTTGAAGATGCTCCGTGGATTTTCCTCGGTGAAAAGCAGAATATTTATGTAAAAACCAAGAAATTGTCAGGCGTTTACATGTTGCCGGATGGCGGTTTCTCGGTTGATGGCGCCAAATTTACCGGTGAATGA
- a CDS encoding P1 family peptidase, whose protein sequence is MSFQNDCSKPLPEHYVTRHYKSGPLNALTDVAGVKVGHVTIKEGDATRTGVTVIVPHSDNIFQNKIPAGFSAFNGYGKFAGSVQVEELGELETPILLTNTLATGRAIEALIYYTLHEKGNEKATSINAVVGETNDSRLNNIRALRPSFDEMLEALKIAQTGRFDEGAVGAGTGTVAFGLKGGIGTASRLIEMGDKTYTIGILVQSNFGGHLGILEKSDINYPVPSADKDGSIIMIVATDAPLDSRQLKRLANRTFGGLSKSGAALSNGSGDFALAFSTAKELRHKEEESHIVDVPHIDDRALSPMFEAVIEATEESILRSLWMAPDMSGVNAATMKPSHFTSLATLINSASTD, encoded by the coding sequence TTGTCGTTCCAAAATGATTGTTCGAAACCTTTGCCGGAACATTATGTGACCCGTCATTATAAAAGTGGTCCGCTCAATGCATTGACAGATGTTGCCGGTGTCAAAGTAGGCCATGTCACGATCAAGGAAGGGGACGCAACCCGCACCGGCGTAACAGTAATTGTGCCTCATTCCGACAATATTTTTCAAAACAAAATACCGGCCGGTTTCAGTGCATTTAACGGTTATGGAAAATTTGCGGGCTCCGTTCAGGTGGAAGAACTTGGCGAGCTTGAAACACCGATCTTGCTCACCAATACGCTTGCAACAGGTCGCGCGATTGAAGCACTGATTTATTACACTTTGCATGAAAAGGGTAATGAAAAAGCAACCTCCATTAATGCTGTTGTCGGGGAAACCAATGATTCACGGCTGAATAATATACGGGCTTTGCGCCCGAGCTTTGATGAAATGCTCGAAGCTTTGAAAATTGCCCAAACCGGCCGTTTTGACGAAGGGGCAGTGGGTGCAGGTACCGGCACAGTGGCCTTCGGTCTTAAAGGCGGTATCGGCACGGCGTCACGTCTTATCGAAATGGGTGACAAAACCTATACAATCGGTATTCTTGTGCAGTCGAATTTTGGCGGACATCTTGGAATTCTCGAAAAAAGCGACATAAATTATCCCGTACCGAGTGCCGATAAAGACGGGTCGATTATTATGATTGTTGCAACCGATGCACCGCTTGATTCAAGACAATTGAAGCGGTTGGCCAACCGGACATTCGGGGGGCTCTCCAAAAGTGGAGCGGCGTTGAGCAATGGCTCGGGCGATTTTGCCCTTGCTTTTTCCACAGCCAAAGAACTTCGTCACAAGGAAGAAGAATCGCACATAGTTGATGTTCCCCATATTGACGATCGCGCCCTCTCGCCCATGTTCGAGGCGGTCATAGAAGCAACCGAAGAAAGCATTTTGCGGTCTTTATGGATGGCGCCTGATATGTCTGGCGTTAATGCCGCAACCATGAAACCTTCGCATTTTACCTCGCTTGCCACACTTATCAACAGTGCCTCAACAGACTGA
- the pxpB gene encoding 5-oxoprolinase subunit PxpB gives MRFLGVNNSAFLIELADLEETLALFDRLQQEIRRGQKNQQDQENFQGQENLQAIVEIIPAARTLLVTFDPLLADENTLETKIAGLKLEKGQQKSGKLVEIPVVYDGEDLDDVAALLKIDREEIIRRHTESHYQVAFCGFAPGFAYLTGGDPLFNVPRRASPRKSIPAGSVALAGKFGGVYPQPSPGGWQLIGRTDVKMFDLDRDPPSLLKPGDRVHFVDVTKDYSARSKGTTSFSLSRNDGAGLAKTGHEIEASGSAKASVNGKAGSHDNAGIFVPKKSLTPEEDAVFKLLTTLMPVAFQDRGRLFQSSQGLSPSGALDQKAMENANRLVGNSLEQPVLEFTYGNARLKALQPSVIAFTGANLPITVKTAKGTVFVFEKNTPLAIDTGDEIILGAPLAGFRSYMALRGGFKVEPVLKSASFDSLSNLGPKPLVAGDKIFIDNDSPLQPVLLSLDDPYVLPEAGDNVVLDVVMGPRTDWFTEQSIAMFLEKPWQVTAASNRIGIRLQSDARLERSRSDELPSEGTVTGAIEVPANGEPVLFLRDRPVTGGYPVIANLVEDQIDLAAQIPIGAFIKFRAVRNFYDSEQKSLKSGANKNSIKP, from the coding sequence ATGCGCTTTCTCGGTGTCAATAATTCGGCTTTTCTGATCGAGCTTGCCGATCTTGAAGAAACATTGGCTTTGTTTGACCGCTTGCAGCAAGAAATCCGGCGCGGCCAGAAAAATCAGCAAGATCAAGAAAATTTTCAGGGCCAAGAAAATCTTCAAGCTATTGTCGAAATTATTCCGGCAGCGCGGACTTTGCTTGTCACTTTTGACCCCTTGCTTGCAGATGAAAACACGTTGGAAACAAAAATTGCGGGATTGAAACTTGAAAAAGGCCAACAAAAAAGCGGCAAACTTGTCGAGATACCGGTTGTCTATGACGGGGAAGATCTCGACGACGTTGCCGCTCTTTTAAAAATTGACCGTGAAGAAATTATCCGTCGCCATACGGAAAGTCATTATCAGGTTGCTTTTTGTGGCTTTGCTCCCGGTTTTGCCTATTTGACGGGCGGCGATCCACTTTTTAATGTTCCAAGGCGTGCGTCACCACGAAAATCTATTCCTGCCGGTTCCGTGGCACTTGCTGGGAAATTCGGTGGTGTCTATCCGCAACCGAGCCCCGGTGGCTGGCAATTGATCGGGCGGACAGATGTTAAAATGTTTGATCTCGACCGCGACCCGCCTTCACTTTTAAAACCCGGTGACAGAGTGCATTTTGTCGATGTGACGAAAGATTATTCGGCTCGTTCCAAAGGGACGACAAGCTTTTCCTTATCCCGAAATGACGGGGCCGGTTTAGCAAAAACGGGTCATGAAATCGAAGCGTCAGGAAGCGCGAAAGCATCGGTCAACGGGAAAGCAGGCAGTCATGACAACGCCGGAATTTTTGTTCCTAAAAAGAGCTTAACGCCTGAAGAAGATGCAGTTTTCAAATTGCTAACAACATTAATGCCGGTTGCATTTCAGGATCGTGGGCGCTTGTTCCAATCTTCTCAAGGGCTTTCCCCTTCAGGGGCACTTGACCAGAAAGCAATGGAGAATGCCAACCGGCTTGTCGGCAATTCTCTTGAACAACCGGTGCTGGAATTCACCTATGGGAATGCGCGTTTAAAAGCATTGCAACCATCGGTTATTGCTTTTACCGGTGCGAACCTGCCAATTACTGTCAAAACAGCAAAAGGCACAGTTTTTGTTTTTGAAAAAAACACACCGCTCGCCATTGATACAGGCGATGAAATCATTCTTGGGGCACCCTTGGCAGGCTTTCGCAGTTATATGGCTTTGCGTGGCGGTTTTAAAGTTGAACCGGTTTTAAAAAGTGCGTCTTTTGACAGTCTTTCCAATTTGGGGCCGAAACCGCTCGTGGCAGGTGACAAGATCTTTATAGACAATGATAGCCCTTTGCAGCCGGTTTTATTGTCGCTTGATGATCCTTACGTCTTGCCGGAAGCGGGCGATAATGTGGTGCTTGATGTGGTCATGGGGCCACGGACCGACTGGTTTACAGAGCAATCAATTGCGATGTTTCTTGAAAAACCGTGGCAAGTGACGGCAGCTTCCAACAGAATTGGCATAAGATTACAAAGTGACGCCCGTCTTGAGCGTTCGCGAAGCGATGAATTGCCGAGTGAAGGCACAGTAACGGGGGCAATAGAAGTTCCTGCAAATGGCGAACCGGTTTTGTTTTTGCGTGATCGGCCTGTTACCGGCGGTTATCCGGTTATTGCCAATCTTGTTGAAGACCAGATCGACCTTGCGGCACAAATTCCGATAGGGGCCTTTATCAAGTTTCGCGCTGTCAGAAATTTTTATGACAGCGAGCAGAAAAGCTTGAAGAGCGGTGCCAATAAAAATTCAATAAAACCATGA
- a CDS encoding LamB/YcsF family protein has product MKSIDLNSDLGESFGPWKMGEDSEMLSIVTSANVACGFHAGDPAGILRTLEAAKKNNVRVGAHIGYRDLVGFGAAISAPTDSELTGDAIYQIGALMGLAKAAGTKVVYVKPHGALYNTIAHDMRQAKAVINAIKAVEPSLTLMALAGSALIPFAREAGLVVVAEAFADRAYKSDGTLLSRREKGAVLSDPAVVAERMVKFVETGKITAIDGKEISLDAQSICLHGDSPSAVLMAKAVKAGLEKAGVSLKPFVD; this is encoded by the coding sequence ATGAAGTCGATCGATTTGAACAGTGATCTGGGTGAAAGTTTCGGTCCCTGGAAAATGGGCGAAGATAGCGAAATGTTGTCTATTGTTACCAGTGCCAATGTTGCTTGCGGTTTTCATGCTGGTGACCCTGCCGGTATTTTACGCACACTCGAGGCGGCCAAAAAGAATAATGTGCGCGTTGGTGCCCATATCGGCTATCGTGACCTTGTAGGCTTCGGCGCCGCAATATCGGCCCCGACCGATAGTGAATTGACGGGCGACGCCATTTATCAGATCGGGGCGCTCATGGGGCTTGCCAAAGCGGCAGGAACCAAAGTTGTCTATGTGAAGCCCCATGGTGCACTCTATAACACAATCGCCCATGATATGCGTCAGGCGAAAGCCGTTATCAATGCGATCAAAGCGGTCGAGCCGTCGCTCACCCTTATGGCCTTGGCAGGCTCGGCGCTTATTCCTTTTGCGCGTGAAGCCGGACTTGTTGTGGTAGCAGAAGCTTTTGCCGACCGTGCCTATAAGAGCGATGGGACACTTCTATCCCGCCGCGAAAAAGGTGCTGTGCTGAGTGACCCCGCTGTCGTTGCCGAACGCATGGTAAAATTTGTCGAGACAGGCAAAATTACCGCGATTGATGGCAAAGAGATTAGCCTTGATGCACAGTCGATTTGCCTCCATGGCGACAGCCCGAGTGCCGTTTTAATGGCCAAAGCTGTCAAAGCCGGTCTTGAAAAAGCCGGAGTTTCTTTAAAGCCATTTGTTGACTGA
- a CDS encoding GntR family transcriptional regulator: MKKTNDELSLADQTVKAIEVDIISGHYHPGEHLSEAILAKKLSVSRNTLREAFRMLTKNGLIEYRANRGVFVTIPDFNTIIDVYRLRKIIEVGSVRNVHFPHSAIFMMEKVVGKAEKLCEEKKWQDVGTADMEFHQLLVSLSNSPRLDRLFAELTVELRLIFGLISDLRSLHQPFVAMNRNIVNCLKKEKAKKAAKLLGDYLKQSEKMIIEAYSALQK; encoded by the coding sequence ATGAAAAAAACGAACGATGAACTATCACTTGCAGATCAGACTGTAAAAGCCATCGAAGTCGACATTATCAGCGGCCATTACCATCCTGGCGAACATTTGAGCGAAGCGATACTGGCGAAAAAATTGTCGGTCTCGCGTAATACATTGCGCGAAGCATTCAGGATGCTCACAAAAAACGGACTTATCGAATACCGTGCAAACCGTGGTGTCTTCGTGACTATTCCCGACTTCAACACGATTATCGACGTTTATCGGTTACGTAAAATTATCGAAGTCGGCTCCGTTCGCAATGTGCATTTTCCCCATTCAGCTATTTTCATGATGGAAAAAGTTGTAGGAAAAGCGGAAAAACTCTGCGAAGAAAAAAAATGGCAGGATGTCGGTACTGCCGATATGGAATTTCACCAATTGCTGGTAAGCCTTAGTAACAGCCCGCGACTTGACCGGCTTTTTGCCGAGCTGACAGTCGAACTCAGATTAATCTTCGGTCTGATTTCCGACTTGCGTTCGCTTCACCAGCCTTTTGTAGCCATGAACCGCAATATCGTTAACTGCCTCAAAAAAGAAAAAGCGAAAAAAGCAGCCAAACTTCTCGGCGATTATTTAAAACAATCCGAAAAGATGATTATAGAGGCCTATAGCGCACTTCAAAAATAA